A single region of the Maniola jurtina chromosome 6, ilManJurt1.1, whole genome shotgun sequence genome encodes:
- the LOC123866038 gene encoding zinc finger protein jing homolog isoform X1 produces the protein MADGLPEDRAGRARIEDLTFSASDPSHGDTKKCSGQSSDYGRLKLSFYTELEASESCEKSETRGVVADRSVAAATTDFRNAPGSSADDGEDRKKRCFDRYDSSESSDSGVAVLSPSESSGCSGSDITEPRSPQSPESGCSTSEEGAGARMPPWASEPAPPGPRPRLAAQPAPLRRPSLNIHRRITEYFNHKMKPQNGLKRDSNGVTSNADTKKKCLPKNGVTHDLEEYISYLSQTLSPKVLLDVGKRADTRKPAITQTTPVTANTSKSELTKITSSVTPINGIKESSKVKRNKGTHTMNGFIEMRHGIESFNKEKEKNMGYLNGFSDNRKRNAKMGQAPSASVTANLNKSKVPIPASSESVGMRIAPAVSISLTPKKQSPVKPDSTKLNGIVSSTTKLDSRMNGVTCGSNNFNLINKPTSTKKEPVKKNTQPSKRTNRKSSACIANSKNLTWSKANNLKQVQLQKQNCSNLNQNTPISTPGEASPAPKMNMPNGVRQVSMTVNGNLGNMNVANLQNCHQINIPSHHIQPSQPCNGSVTSNNLASFVVPPNVMLTTLRIPQNGLPAQTLNQQSNIAAFNRSNVNVSSPTKLNGQFVFPLMQNINGTVVQIPNLMAKMPNFVLPQSPQIGAQRQDHIQNQQAAQFLINGTLLKLANTVQPTYPTANKPGPVTSQSIPLMNKNIPGMQAVGMTVQPKPNYTVNFSHPVLVQQPGFIVTSVPNINVKETWSYSSTGSTPSSQITCSNPIVHHPPPIVANFTNQMLRTSSIPIAPVKPPDNPIQGTDPPSSTVKESELSEVRNFKCDIPWLSKTVNNNIVPLDSKLSSRPFAQVSSCSDKLEELAIGKAEKENIENEEARDELKVDSTCEDLRKIAEEVTRREETIFTQITVLKDVSSNVQSTVIEANFCSATTESSESGIGTDKSIDSPSDSQASKECDEDSTLSSLSISVSSVETQSSQKSPILKEPKILRFPPRNLTKPESDRRTSSTDTTSVTICFWENCKRELESDTDLLEHLQSVHVESQAGKENYVCLWEHCKVRGKPSCSRLWLERHTLSHGGNKPFKCIVDGCERRFSTQTLLERHVNQHFSGVSPSAGSGKKSTDSASKLIRRNGKKLRYRRQPWSARMFDFFDPGMMEGLAWRLSRCTRWRLGGGCPLREPPGRHTLTLHAAVGATRYNAIEARREALLTYYPPHVIDDEWVPENEVKRVKRVEICHLPAHTKVLLYEQFCSSYRKTPSPPPTRKAPVVTSQPVRLMPTRQCTSSRLLNNLIAKQKKETYSCNATNMPMEYKEEDRSEKVEVSGAKKRKMGRRYGGNSFWPCGR, from the exons TGGCGTGGCCGTGCTGAGTCCGTCGGAGAGCAGCGGTTGCAGCGGTAGCGACATCACCGAGCCGCGCTCGCCGCAGAGCCCCGAGTCGGGCTGCAGCACGAGCGAGGAGGGTGCGGGCGCGCGCATGCCGCCGTGGGCGAGCGAGCCGGCGCCGCCGGGTCCGCGACCGCGCCTCGCGGCTCAACCCGCGCCGCTCCGCCGCCCTAGCCTGAACATTCATCGCCGCATCACGGAGTACTTTAATCACAAGATGAAGCCGCAGAACGGGCTCAAGCGCGACTCCAACGGGGTGACTAGCAACGCTGATACCAAGAAAAAGTGCCTACCCAAAAATGGCGTCACGCACGACCTCGAAGAGTATATCTCGTACTTATCGCAAACTCTCAGTCCGAAAGTGCTGCTCGATGTCGGAAAGCGAGCCGATACGAGGAAACCCGCGATCACCCAAACGACACCGGTCACTGCCAACACGTCTAAATCTGAGTTGACTAAAATTACATCATCGGTTACTCCTATCAATGGAATAAAAGAAAGCAGTAAAGTTAAGCGTAACAAGGGGACGCATACGATGAACGGTTTTATAGAGATGCGACACGGGATTGAATCTTTCAATAAAGAAAAAGAGAAGAACATGGGATATTTGAACGGTTTCAGCGACAATAGAAAACGAAACGCAAAAATGGGCCAGGCCCCATCCGCCAGCGTAACGGCAAACTTAAATAAATCTAAGGTTCCAATACCGGCGTCGAGCGAATCGGTTGGAATGCGTATCGCACCTGCAGTATCCATCAGTCTGACACCAAAGAAACAATCGCCTGTGAAACCAGACTCGACAAAATTGAATGGAATTGTCAGCTCGACCACCAAGCTAGATAGCAGAATGAATGGCGTCACGTGTGGTTCTAATAATTTCAATCTAATAAATAAACCAACATCGACTAAAAAGGAGCCTGTCAAAAAGAACACACAGCCATCTAAAAGGACGAACCGTAAATCTTCAGCTTGTATtgcaaatagtaaaaatttaacTTGGTCTAAAGCTAATAATCTGAAACAGGTACAACTCCAGAAACAAAATTGTTCAAACTTAAACCAAAATACACCGATAAGTACTCCTGGCGAAGCGAGTCCTGCGCCAAAAATGAATATGCCTAATGGTGTTCGGCAAGTGTCTATGACTGTTAACGGGAATCTTGGGAATATGAATGTAGCGAATTTGCAAAATTGCCACCAGATCAATATTCCTTCACATCACATTCAACCGTCACAGCCTTGTAACGGTTCGGTAACCTCTAATAATTTAGCTTCCTTCGTCGTTCCTCCTAACGTAATGCTCACTACGTTACGAATACCACAGAACGGTTTGCCTGCACAAACGTTGAACCAGCAAAGTAATATTGCCGCATTCAATCGATCGAATGTCAACGTGTCGAGCCCGACCAAGTTAAATGGTCAATTTGTTTTTCCATTGATGCAAAATATCAATGGAACCGTAGTGCAAATACCGAATTTAATGGCGAAAATGCCGAATTTCGTACTTCCTCAATCGCCACAAATCGGTGCACAGAGGCAAGACCATATACAGAATCAACAGGCTGCGCAATTTCTCATCAATGGTACCTTGTTAAAACTAGCGAATACGGTGCAACCTACGTATCCAACCGCTAACAAACCCGGCCCTGTCACTAGTCAGTCAATACCGTTGATGAACAAAAATATCCCAGGAATGCAGGCTGTCGGAATGACAGTTCAGCCGAAGCCCAATTACACGGTGAATTTTAGTCACCCTGTTTTAGTACAACAACCAGGATTTATAGTGACTTCTGTGCCAAATATAAATGTTAAGGAGACCTGGAGTTATTCGAGCACGGGTTCCACGCCGTCTTCGCAAATCACGTGCTCTAACCCGATCGTGCACCACCCACCTCCTATCGTTGCGAACTTTACTAATCAAATGCTCCGCACGAGCAGTATCCCCATAGCACCAGTGAAACCACCGGACAACCCGATCCAGGGAACGGACCCGCCTAGTAGTACTGTTAAGGAATCTGAATTAAGTGAAGTGAGAAACTTTAAGTGTGATATTCCATGGCTGTCTAAaactgttaataataatattgttccaTTAGATTCTAAATTGTCATCGAGGCCTTTTGCACAAGTTAGTAGTTGTTCAGATAAACTTGAAGAGTTGGCGATAGGAAAGGCGGAAAAGGAAAACATTGAGAATGAGGAAGCGAGAGATGAGCTTAAAGTCGACAGTACGTGTGAGGATTTGAGGAAAATCGCGGAAGAAGTCACGAGAAGGGAAGAGACGATCTTTACACAGATTACCGTTTTAAAAGATGTTTCGTCAAACGTTCAAAGTACTGTGATAGAAGCTAACTTTTGTAGTGCTACCACGGAGTCGTCAGAGTCTGGCATAGGAACTGATAAATCTATCGATTCACCGAGTGACTCGCAAGCTAGCAAGGAATGTGACGAAGACTCCACGTTATCTTCTCTTAGTATAAGCGTGAGTTCAGTCGAAACGCAAAGTAGCCAGAAAAGCCCAATCCTAAAGGAGCCCAAAATATTGCGGTTTCCGCCAAGAAACCTTACTAAGCCTGAAAGTGATCGAAGGACGTCCAGTACGGATACGACCAGTGTCACAATCTGTTTTTGGGAGAATTGTAAACGAGAGCTCGAGAGCGACACAGACCTTTTGGAGCATTTACAG TCTGTCCACGTGGAATCTCAAGCGGGCAAAGAAAACTATGTCTGTTTATGGGAGCACTGCAAAGTTCGCGGCAAACCATCGTGTTCGAGATTATGGCTGGAAAGGCATACGCTGTCTCACGGCGGGAACAAGCCCTTCAAATGCATCGTCGACGGCTGCGAAAGGAGGTTCTCCACTCAG ACCTTGCTAGAAAGGCACGTGAACCAGCACTTCAGCGGGGTGTCACCGAGCGCGGGCAGCGGGAAGAAGAGTACAGATAGTGCTTCCAAGTTGATACGACGGAATGGCAAGAAGCTGCGGTATAGAAGACAACCTTGGTCGG CGCGCATGTTCGACTTCTTCGACCCGGGCATGATGGAGGGGCTAGCGTGGCGACTGTCGCGCTGCACGCGCTGGCGGCTGGGCGGCGGCTGTCCGCTGCGCGAGCCGCCAGGCCGCCACACGCTGACGCTGCACGCAGCCGTGGGTGCCACCCGTTACAACGCGATCGAGGCGAGACGCGAGGCGCTGCTCACCTACTACCCGCCGCATGT GATCGACGACGAGTGGGTTCCGGAGAATGAGGTGAAGAGAGTGAAGAGGGTGGAGATATGCCACCTTCCCGCTCACACCAAGGTGTTGCTGTACGAGCAGTTTTGCAGTTCTTATCGCAAGACCCCCTCGCCGCCCCCTACGAGGAAAGCCCCCGTCGTGACGTCACAACCCGTCCGCCTGATGCCGACCCGACAGTGCACGTCCTCGAGACTCCTGAACAATTTAATAGCGAAGCAAAAGAAGGAAACCTACAGCTGCAACGCTACAAATATGCCAATGGAATATAAGGAGGAAGACAGAAGCGAGAAGGTCGAGGTGAGCGGCGCGAAGAAAAGGAAAATGGGAAGACGGTACGGCGGTAACTCGTTCTGGCCGTGTGGACGATAA
- the LOC123866038 gene encoding zinc finger protein jing homolog isoform X3, with amino-acid sequence MPPWASEPAPPGPRPRLAAQPAPLRRPSLNIHRRITEYFNHKMKPQNGLKRDSNGVTSNADTKKKCLPKNGVTHDLEEYISYLSQTLSPKVLLDVGKRADTRKPAITQTTPVTANTSKSELTKITSSVTPINGIKESSKVKRNKGTHTMNGFIEMRHGIESFNKEKEKNMGYLNGFSDNRKRNAKMGQAPSASVTANLNKSKVPIPASSESVGMRIAPAVSISLTPKKQSPVKPDSTKLNGIVSSTTKLDSRMNGVTCGSNNFNLINKPTSTKKEPVKKNTQPSKRTNRKSSACIANSKNLTWSKANNLKQVQLQKQNCSNLNQNTPISTPGEASPAPKMNMPNGVRQVSMTVNGNLGNMNVANLQNCHQINIPSHHIQPSQPCNGSVTSNNLASFVVPPNVMLTTLRIPQNGLPAQTLNQQSNIAAFNRSNVNVSSPTKLNGQFVFPLMQNINGTVVQIPNLMAKMPNFVLPQSPQIGAQRQDHIQNQQAAQFLINGTLLKLANTVQPTYPTANKPGPVTSQSIPLMNKNIPGMQAVGMTVQPKPNYTVNFSHPVLVQQPGFIVTSVPNINVKETWSYSSTGSTPSSQITCSNPIVHHPPPIVANFTNQMLRTSSIPIAPVKPPDNPIQGTDPPSSTVKESELSEVRNFKCDIPWLSKTVNNNIVPLDSKLSSRPFAQVSSCSDKLEELAIGKAEKENIENEEARDELKVDSTCEDLRKIAEEVTRREETIFTQITVLKDVSSNVQSTVIEANFCSATTESSESGIGTDKSIDSPSDSQASKECDEDSTLSSLSISVSSVETQSSQKSPILKEPKILRFPPRNLTKPESDRRTSSTDTTSVTICFWENCKRELESDTDLLEHLQSVHVESQAGKENYVCLWEHCKVRGKPSCSRLWLERHTLSHGGNKPFKCIVDGCERRFSTQTLLERHVNQHFSGVSPSAGSGKKSTDSASKLIRRNGKKLRYRRQPWSARMFDFFDPGMMEGLAWRLSRCTRWRLGGGCPLREPPGRHTLTLHAAVGATRYNAIEARREALLTYYPPHVIDDEWVPENEVKRVKRVEICHLPAHTKVLLYEQFCSSYRKTPSPPPTRKAPVVTSQPVRLMPTRQCTSSRLLNNLIAKQKKETYSCNATNMPMEYKEEDRSEKVEVSGAKKRKMGRRYGGNSFWPCGR; translated from the exons ATGCCGCCGTGGGCGAGCGAGCCGGCGCCGCCGGGTCCGCGACCGCGCCTCGCGGCTCAACCCGCGCCGCTCCGCCGCCCTAGCCTGAACATTCATCGCCGCATCACGGAGTACTTTAATCACAAGATGAAGCCGCAGAACGGGCTCAAGCGCGACTCCAACGGGGTGACTAGCAACGCTGATACCAAGAAAAAGTGCCTACCCAAAAATGGCGTCACGCACGACCTCGAAGAGTATATCTCGTACTTATCGCAAACTCTCAGTCCGAAAGTGCTGCTCGATGTCGGAAAGCGAGCCGATACGAGGAAACCCGCGATCACCCAAACGACACCGGTCACTGCCAACACGTCTAAATCTGAGTTGACTAAAATTACATCATCGGTTACTCCTATCAATGGAATAAAAGAAAGCAGTAAAGTTAAGCGTAACAAGGGGACGCATACGATGAACGGTTTTATAGAGATGCGACACGGGATTGAATCTTTCAATAAAGAAAAAGAGAAGAACATGGGATATTTGAACGGTTTCAGCGACAATAGAAAACGAAACGCAAAAATGGGCCAGGCCCCATCCGCCAGCGTAACGGCAAACTTAAATAAATCTAAGGTTCCAATACCGGCGTCGAGCGAATCGGTTGGAATGCGTATCGCACCTGCAGTATCCATCAGTCTGACACCAAAGAAACAATCGCCTGTGAAACCAGACTCGACAAAATTGAATGGAATTGTCAGCTCGACCACCAAGCTAGATAGCAGAATGAATGGCGTCACGTGTGGTTCTAATAATTTCAATCTAATAAATAAACCAACATCGACTAAAAAGGAGCCTGTCAAAAAGAACACACAGCCATCTAAAAGGACGAACCGTAAATCTTCAGCTTGTATtgcaaatagtaaaaatttaacTTGGTCTAAAGCTAATAATCTGAAACAGGTACAACTCCAGAAACAAAATTGTTCAAACTTAAACCAAAATACACCGATAAGTACTCCTGGCGAAGCGAGTCCTGCGCCAAAAATGAATATGCCTAATGGTGTTCGGCAAGTGTCTATGACTGTTAACGGGAATCTTGGGAATATGAATGTAGCGAATTTGCAAAATTGCCACCAGATCAATATTCCTTCACATCACATTCAACCGTCACAGCCTTGTAACGGTTCGGTAACCTCTAATAATTTAGCTTCCTTCGTCGTTCCTCCTAACGTAATGCTCACTACGTTACGAATACCACAGAACGGTTTGCCTGCACAAACGTTGAACCAGCAAAGTAATATTGCCGCATTCAATCGATCGAATGTCAACGTGTCGAGCCCGACCAAGTTAAATGGTCAATTTGTTTTTCCATTGATGCAAAATATCAATGGAACCGTAGTGCAAATACCGAATTTAATGGCGAAAATGCCGAATTTCGTACTTCCTCAATCGCCACAAATCGGTGCACAGAGGCAAGACCATATACAGAATCAACAGGCTGCGCAATTTCTCATCAATGGTACCTTGTTAAAACTAGCGAATACGGTGCAACCTACGTATCCAACCGCTAACAAACCCGGCCCTGTCACTAGTCAGTCAATACCGTTGATGAACAAAAATATCCCAGGAATGCAGGCTGTCGGAATGACAGTTCAGCCGAAGCCCAATTACACGGTGAATTTTAGTCACCCTGTTTTAGTACAACAACCAGGATTTATAGTGACTTCTGTGCCAAATATAAATGTTAAGGAGACCTGGAGTTATTCGAGCACGGGTTCCACGCCGTCTTCGCAAATCACGTGCTCTAACCCGATCGTGCACCACCCACCTCCTATCGTTGCGAACTTTACTAATCAAATGCTCCGCACGAGCAGTATCCCCATAGCACCAGTGAAACCACCGGACAACCCGATCCAGGGAACGGACCCGCCTAGTAGTACTGTTAAGGAATCTGAATTAAGTGAAGTGAGAAACTTTAAGTGTGATATTCCATGGCTGTCTAAaactgttaataataatattgttccaTTAGATTCTAAATTGTCATCGAGGCCTTTTGCACAAGTTAGTAGTTGTTCAGATAAACTTGAAGAGTTGGCGATAGGAAAGGCGGAAAAGGAAAACATTGAGAATGAGGAAGCGAGAGATGAGCTTAAAGTCGACAGTACGTGTGAGGATTTGAGGAAAATCGCGGAAGAAGTCACGAGAAGGGAAGAGACGATCTTTACACAGATTACCGTTTTAAAAGATGTTTCGTCAAACGTTCAAAGTACTGTGATAGAAGCTAACTTTTGTAGTGCTACCACGGAGTCGTCAGAGTCTGGCATAGGAACTGATAAATCTATCGATTCACCGAGTGACTCGCAAGCTAGCAAGGAATGTGACGAAGACTCCACGTTATCTTCTCTTAGTATAAGCGTGAGTTCAGTCGAAACGCAAAGTAGCCAGAAAAGCCCAATCCTAAAGGAGCCCAAAATATTGCGGTTTCCGCCAAGAAACCTTACTAAGCCTGAAAGTGATCGAAGGACGTCCAGTACGGATACGACCAGTGTCACAATCTGTTTTTGGGAGAATTGTAAACGAGAGCTCGAGAGCGACACAGACCTTTTGGAGCATTTACAG TCTGTCCACGTGGAATCTCAAGCGGGCAAAGAAAACTATGTCTGTTTATGGGAGCACTGCAAAGTTCGCGGCAAACCATCGTGTTCGAGATTATGGCTGGAAAGGCATACGCTGTCTCACGGCGGGAACAAGCCCTTCAAATGCATCGTCGACGGCTGCGAAAGGAGGTTCTCCACTCAG ACCTTGCTAGAAAGGCACGTGAACCAGCACTTCAGCGGGGTGTCACCGAGCGCGGGCAGCGGGAAGAAGAGTACAGATAGTGCTTCCAAGTTGATACGACGGAATGGCAAGAAGCTGCGGTATAGAAGACAACCTTGGTCGG CGCGCATGTTCGACTTCTTCGACCCGGGCATGATGGAGGGGCTAGCGTGGCGACTGTCGCGCTGCACGCGCTGGCGGCTGGGCGGCGGCTGTCCGCTGCGCGAGCCGCCAGGCCGCCACACGCTGACGCTGCACGCAGCCGTGGGTGCCACCCGTTACAACGCGATCGAGGCGAGACGCGAGGCGCTGCTCACCTACTACCCGCCGCATGT GATCGACGACGAGTGGGTTCCGGAGAATGAGGTGAAGAGAGTGAAGAGGGTGGAGATATGCCACCTTCCCGCTCACACCAAGGTGTTGCTGTACGAGCAGTTTTGCAGTTCTTATCGCAAGACCCCCTCGCCGCCCCCTACGAGGAAAGCCCCCGTCGTGACGTCACAACCCGTCCGCCTGATGCCGACCCGACAGTGCACGTCCTCGAGACTCCTGAACAATTTAATAGCGAAGCAAAAGAAGGAAACCTACAGCTGCAACGCTACAAATATGCCAATGGAATATAAGGAGGAAGACAGAAGCGAGAAGGTCGAGGTGAGCGGCGCGAAGAAAAGGAAAATGGGAAGACGGTACGGCGGTAACTCGTTCTGGCCGTGTGGACGATAA
- the LOC123866038 gene encoding zinc finger protein jing homolog isoform X2, producing MLRHRPSGVAVLSPSESSGCSGSDITEPRSPQSPESGCSTSEEGAGARMPPWASEPAPPGPRPRLAAQPAPLRRPSLNIHRRITEYFNHKMKPQNGLKRDSNGVTSNADTKKKCLPKNGVTHDLEEYISYLSQTLSPKVLLDVGKRADTRKPAITQTTPVTANTSKSELTKITSSVTPINGIKESSKVKRNKGTHTMNGFIEMRHGIESFNKEKEKNMGYLNGFSDNRKRNAKMGQAPSASVTANLNKSKVPIPASSESVGMRIAPAVSISLTPKKQSPVKPDSTKLNGIVSSTTKLDSRMNGVTCGSNNFNLINKPTSTKKEPVKKNTQPSKRTNRKSSACIANSKNLTWSKANNLKQVQLQKQNCSNLNQNTPISTPGEASPAPKMNMPNGVRQVSMTVNGNLGNMNVANLQNCHQINIPSHHIQPSQPCNGSVTSNNLASFVVPPNVMLTTLRIPQNGLPAQTLNQQSNIAAFNRSNVNVSSPTKLNGQFVFPLMQNINGTVVQIPNLMAKMPNFVLPQSPQIGAQRQDHIQNQQAAQFLINGTLLKLANTVQPTYPTANKPGPVTSQSIPLMNKNIPGMQAVGMTVQPKPNYTVNFSHPVLVQQPGFIVTSVPNINVKETWSYSSTGSTPSSQITCSNPIVHHPPPIVANFTNQMLRTSSIPIAPVKPPDNPIQGTDPPSSTVKESELSEVRNFKCDIPWLSKTVNNNIVPLDSKLSSRPFAQVSSCSDKLEELAIGKAEKENIENEEARDELKVDSTCEDLRKIAEEVTRREETIFTQITVLKDVSSNVQSTVIEANFCSATTESSESGIGTDKSIDSPSDSQASKECDEDSTLSSLSISVSSVETQSSQKSPILKEPKILRFPPRNLTKPESDRRTSSTDTTSVTICFWENCKRELESDTDLLEHLQSVHVESQAGKENYVCLWEHCKVRGKPSCSRLWLERHTLSHGGNKPFKCIVDGCERRFSTQTLLERHVNQHFSGVSPSAGSGKKSTDSASKLIRRNGKKLRYRRQPWSARMFDFFDPGMMEGLAWRLSRCTRWRLGGGCPLREPPGRHTLTLHAAVGATRYNAIEARREALLTYYPPHVIDDEWVPENEVKRVKRVEICHLPAHTKVLLYEQFCSSYRKTPSPPPTRKAPVVTSQPVRLMPTRQCTSSRLLNNLIAKQKKETYSCNATNMPMEYKEEDRSEKVEVSGAKKRKMGRRYGGNSFWPCGR from the exons TGGCGTGGCCGTGCTGAGTCCGTCGGAGAGCAGCGGTTGCAGCGGTAGCGACATCACCGAGCCGCGCTCGCCGCAGAGCCCCGAGTCGGGCTGCAGCACGAGCGAGGAGGGTGCGGGCGCGCGCATGCCGCCGTGGGCGAGCGAGCCGGCGCCGCCGGGTCCGCGACCGCGCCTCGCGGCTCAACCCGCGCCGCTCCGCCGCCCTAGCCTGAACATTCATCGCCGCATCACGGAGTACTTTAATCACAAGATGAAGCCGCAGAACGGGCTCAAGCGCGACTCCAACGGGGTGACTAGCAACGCTGATACCAAGAAAAAGTGCCTACCCAAAAATGGCGTCACGCACGACCTCGAAGAGTATATCTCGTACTTATCGCAAACTCTCAGTCCGAAAGTGCTGCTCGATGTCGGAAAGCGAGCCGATACGAGGAAACCCGCGATCACCCAAACGACACCGGTCACTGCCAACACGTCTAAATCTGAGTTGACTAAAATTACATCATCGGTTACTCCTATCAATGGAATAAAAGAAAGCAGTAAAGTTAAGCGTAACAAGGGGACGCATACGATGAACGGTTTTATAGAGATGCGACACGGGATTGAATCTTTCAATAAAGAAAAAGAGAAGAACATGGGATATTTGAACGGTTTCAGCGACAATAGAAAACGAAACGCAAAAATGGGCCAGGCCCCATCCGCCAGCGTAACGGCAAACTTAAATAAATCTAAGGTTCCAATACCGGCGTCGAGCGAATCGGTTGGAATGCGTATCGCACCTGCAGTATCCATCAGTCTGACACCAAAGAAACAATCGCCTGTGAAACCAGACTCGACAAAATTGAATGGAATTGTCAGCTCGACCACCAAGCTAGATAGCAGAATGAATGGCGTCACGTGTGGTTCTAATAATTTCAATCTAATAAATAAACCAACATCGACTAAAAAGGAGCCTGTCAAAAAGAACACACAGCCATCTAAAAGGACGAACCGTAAATCTTCAGCTTGTATtgcaaatagtaaaaatttaacTTGGTCTAAAGCTAATAATCTGAAACAGGTACAACTCCAGAAACAAAATTGTTCAAACTTAAACCAAAATACACCGATAAGTACTCCTGGCGAAGCGAGTCCTGCGCCAAAAATGAATATGCCTAATGGTGTTCGGCAAGTGTCTATGACTGTTAACGGGAATCTTGGGAATATGAATGTAGCGAATTTGCAAAATTGCCACCAGATCAATATTCCTTCACATCACATTCAACCGTCACAGCCTTGTAACGGTTCGGTAACCTCTAATAATTTAGCTTCCTTCGTCGTTCCTCCTAACGTAATGCTCACTACGTTACGAATACCACAGAACGGTTTGCCTGCACAAACGTTGAACCAGCAAAGTAATATTGCCGCATTCAATCGATCGAATGTCAACGTGTCGAGCCCGACCAAGTTAAATGGTCAATTTGTTTTTCCATTGATGCAAAATATCAATGGAACCGTAGTGCAAATACCGAATTTAATGGCGAAAATGCCGAATTTCGTACTTCCTCAATCGCCACAAATCGGTGCACAGAGGCAAGACCATATACAGAATCAACAGGCTGCGCAATTTCTCATCAATGGTACCTTGTTAAAACTAGCGAATACGGTGCAACCTACGTATCCAACCGCTAACAAACCCGGCCCTGTCACTAGTCAGTCAATACCGTTGATGAACAAAAATATCCCAGGAATGCAGGCTGTCGGAATGACAGTTCAGCCGAAGCCCAATTACACGGTGAATTTTAGTCACCCTGTTTTAGTACAACAACCAGGATTTATAGTGACTTCTGTGCCAAATATAAATGTTAAGGAGACCTGGAGTTATTCGAGCACGGGTTCCACGCCGTCTTCGCAAATCACGTGCTCTAACCCGATCGTGCACCACCCACCTCCTATCGTTGCGAACTTTACTAATCAAATGCTCCGCACGAGCAGTATCCCCATAGCACCAGTGAAACCACCGGACAACCCGATCCAGGGAACGGACCCGCCTAGTAGTACTGTTAAGGAATCTGAATTAAGTGAAGTGAGAAACTTTAAGTGTGATATTCCATGGCTGTCTAAaactgttaataataatattgttccaTTAGATTCTAAATTGTCATCGAGGCCTTTTGCACAAGTTAGTAGTTGTTCAGATAAACTTGAAGAGTTGGCGATAGGAAAGGCGGAAAAGGAAAACATTGAGAATGAGGAAGCGAGAGATGAGCTTAAAGTCGACAGTACGTGTGAGGATTTGAGGAAAATCGCGGAAGAAGTCACGAGAAGGGAAGAGACGATCTTTACACAGATTACCGTTTTAAAAGATGTTTCGTCAAACGTTCAAAGTACTGTGATAGAAGCTAACTTTTGTAGTGCTACCACGGAGTCGTCAGAGTCTGGCATAGGAACTGATAAATCTATCGATTCACCGAGTGACTCGCAAGCTAGCAAGGAATGTGACGAAGACTCCACGTTATCTTCTCTTAGTATAAGCGTGAGTTCAGTCGAAACGCAAAGTAGCCAGAAAAGCCCAATCCTAAAGGAGCCCAAAATATTGCGGTTTCCGCCAAGAAACCTTACTAAGCCTGAAAGTGATCGAAGGACGTCCAGTACGGATACGACCAGTGTCACAATCTGTTTTTGGGAGAATTGTAAACGAGAGCTCGAGAGCGACACAGACCTTTTGGAGCATTTACAG TCTGTCCACGTGGAATCTCAAGCGGGCAAAGAAAACTATGTCTGTTTATGGGAGCACTGCAAAGTTCGCGGCAAACCATCGTGTTCGAGATTATGGCTGGAAAGGCATACGCTGTCTCACGGCGGGAACAAGCCCTTCAAATGCATCGTCGACGGCTGCGAAAGGAGGTTCTCCACTCAG ACCTTGCTAGAAAGGCACGTGAACCAGCACTTCAGCGGGGTGTCACCGAGCGCGGGCAGCGGGAAGAAGAGTACAGATAGTGCTTCCAAGTTGATACGACGGAATGGCAAGAAGCTGCGGTATAGAAGACAACCTTGGTCGG CGCGCATGTTCGACTTCTTCGACCCGGGCATGATGGAGGGGCTAGCGTGGCGACTGTCGCGCTGCACGCGCTGGCGGCTGGGCGGCGGCTGTCCGCTGCGCGAGCCGCCAGGCCGCCACACGCTGACGCTGCACGCAGCCGTGGGTGCCACCCGTTACAACGCGATCGAGGCGAGACGCGAGGCGCTGCTCACCTACTACCCGCCGCATGT GATCGACGACGAGTGGGTTCCGGAGAATGAGGTGAAGAGAGTGAAGAGGGTGGAGATATGCCACCTTCCCGCTCACACCAAGGTGTTGCTGTACGAGCAGTTTTGCAGTTCTTATCGCAAGACCCCCTCGCCGCCCCCTACGAGGAAAGCCCCCGTCGTGACGTCACAACCCGTCCGCCTGATGCCGACCCGACAGTGCACGTCCTCGAGACTCCTGAACAATTTAATAGCGAAGCAAAAGAAGGAAACCTACAGCTGCAACGCTACAAATATGCCAATGGAATATAAGGAGGAAGACAGAAGCGAGAAGGTCGAGGTGAGCGGCGCGAAGAAAAGGAAAATGGGAAGACGGTACGGCGGTAACTCGTTCTGGCCGTGTGGACGATAA